The Euzebyales bacterium genome includes the window TTCCGATCCCGAGCAGCGCATCGACGAGCTGCAACGCCTGTGGACGCCGTGGCGGAACGCCTATGTGACCGACCCTGACGCGTCGTCGCAGGGCTGCCCGTTCTGCCACCTGCCCGGCCGCGGCGCGGCGCACGACGCCGAGTCGCTGATCCTGCACCGGGGGACCGTGGCGTTCGTCATCCTCAATGCCTACCCGTACAACCCCGGGCATCTGATGATCGTGCCGTACCGCCATACGGACGACTACGTCTCGCTGTCGGACGCCGAGGTCCACGAGATGGCGATCTTGACGCAGCGCGCGGTGCGGGTGCTGCGCCGGACCTCGGGCGCGCACGCGTTCAACATCGGCCTGAACCTCGGCGGGATCGCGGGTGCCGGCATCGCCGATCACGTGCACCAGCACGTCGTGCCGCGCTGGGGCGGTGACACCAACTTCATGCCCGTGATCGGCCAGACCAGGGTGCTGCCGGAGCTGTTGGACGAGACGTGGGCGCGCATCGCTCCGGCGTTCGCCGACGGCTGAGGCGCTAGGCTCCTTCCATCACGTCCTGTACGTCGAGAGTGTCCGCCGTGGTCATCAACGCTCACGCCCGCACAGCAACCGACCGCCTCGTCGTGCCGATCGGTCGCAGCCTCGCGCGCCTGGGCGCGACCCCGAACGGCCTGACGACCTTCGGCGTGCTCGCGACGTTCGTCGGTGCCGGTGTCGTGCTGGCCGGCCATCACCTGGCCGGTGCGCTGGTGCTCGCCGTGGCGACCGCGACCGACGCACTGGACGGTACGGTCGCCAGGCTGCGTGGTCGTGTGACGGCTTGGGGCTCGTTCTACGACAGCGTCAGCGACAGGATCAGCGACGTCGTGCTGCTCGGTGCGGCGCTGTGGCTGGTGCGTGACACCGTGCTGCTGTTCACCGTGGCGCTGGTGGCGCTCGGCGGCGCGCTGCTGACATCGTACATCCGCGCCAAGGCCGAGTCGCTGGGGTGGGAAGCGACGGTGGGCCTGCTCGAGCGTCCGGAGCGGGTCATCATCCTGCTCGTCGGCATCGGCCTCGGGCTGCTGCCGCTCGCCTTGTGGGTGCTGGCCGTGGGAGGCGCCGTGACCGTCGCGCAGCGGCTGCGAGCTGTCCGGCGGCAGGCCCTGCAGGAATGATCCGGATGCGGGGGCGCGGCGTCCGCCGCGAGTGTCGGTGACGGTGGCGGACGGTTCACAGGGCGCGACCCGCGTGCCGTCGTACCGCGGCTCGGGGATCATCGGTCGCCCGGTCGACAGGCGACCCGGCGCCGCCGAGCGAGTGCCCCAGCGCCGTCCAGACACGCGGCGCCAGCGGGTGGTCGGCGCGCTGTGGCTGGCGGCGTGGCAGCTGGCCCGGTGGGTGCCCGAGGCGGTTGCATTCCGCCTGGCCGACGCCGCCGCGCTGCTCGCCGCACGCCGCGCTGGCCACGGCCGTGACCGGGTCCGAGCCAACCTCGCCCGCGTCGTCGCCCCCCACGTGCTCGACGCAACGGTGACGAGGGCGTACCGGTCGTATGCGCGGTACTGGGTCGAGGCCTTCCGGGTGGCCGACATCGGCGCCGCCGACATCGCCTCACGTGTGGACGCCCGTGGCCTCGATCTGCTTGACGACGTGCTCGAGCGGGGCCGCGGCGCGATCGTGCTGCTGGCCCACCACGGCTCCTGGGACGTTGCCGCGCGCTGGGCCGAGGTCCACGGCTACCACCTGGCGGTCGTCGCCGAGATCGTGCGGCCGCGGGCGCTGTTCGCCCGCTTCGTGCGGCTGCGCGAGGAGATGGGGCTGGAGGTCGTGCCGCTCGAGCCGCGCGCCAGCATCAGCGGCCGCGGCATCGGTGCGCGCCTCGGTGACGTGTTGGGCGACAACCACCTGGTCGGCCTTCTGACCGACCGTGACCTGTCAGGTCGCGCACCGATGGTCGACTTCTTCGGCAAGCCGTGCCGACTTCCGCTCGGCGCGACGGTGCTGGCCAAGCGGTACCGGGCACCGGTCGTGCCCACGGCGATGCTGCAGCTGCCCGGACGCCGCTGGCGTCTGCAGATCCTCGAGCCACGGTGGCTGCACGACCTGGAGATCCGCGACGCGCAACGGCAGGTGGCCGCTGCCCTGGAGGAGGTCATCCGCCTCGATCCGGCGCAGTGGCACGCGTTCCAGCGGATCTGGTCCACGTCGGAGCCCTCGGCGCCGTGAGGATCGCGCTGGTCTGCCCCTACGACTGGACGCGTTCCGGCGGCGTCCAGTCGCATGTCGCGCAGCTCGCGACGCACCTGTCCGAGCGCCACCGCGTCGTCGTCTTCGCTCCACACCGTCGTGGCGTCGCGCCGGCGGTGTCGGCACCCGCGGTCGTCGACGTCGGGCGTCCGCTGCCGGTGCCCTACAACCAGTCGGTCGCCCCGGTCGCGGTCTCGCCGACGGCCGCCGGCCGTGTGCTGCGTCGGGTCGCCAGATTCTCACCGGACGTCACCCACGTGCACGAACCGCTGTCTCCGCTCGTGTCCGCAGCGGTCGCAGCGTTCGGGCGGCGTCCACTGGTCGCGACGTTCCACTCGTGGTCCCACCACGACCGCCTGTACCGACTGGTGGCACCGTTCGGACGCCACGTCGCGAAGCGCCTCGACGTCCGCGTCGCCGTGTCACCAACGGCCCAGGTCTACGCTGCCGAGGCGCTCGGCGTGCCGATCGGTGGCTTCAAGGTGGTGCCCAACGGGATCGACGTCGCCCGGTTCGACGCCGAGCCCATCCACGCGCTGCGGGATCCGGCACGGCCACTGCTGCTGTTCGTCGGGCGGCTGGAGCCGCGCAAGGGCCTCGACGTGCTGGTCCGCGCCTTCCTGCGCGTCCGGGCGGCCTGGTCAACCGTGCGGCTGTGCGTGGTCGGCGAGGGGGCGCAGCGGGAGCGCTGCCAGCAGATGATTCCGAGCTCTATCCGCCACGACGCACTGTTCGTGGGCCACGTCGACGACGCAGAGAAGGCGCGGTACTTCGCCAGCGCCGACCTGTTCGTCGCGCCGAACGTCGGCGGCGAGTCGTTCGGGATCGTCCTGTTGGAGGCGATGGCAGCGGGCCTGCCGGTCGTCGCGAGCGACATCCCCGGCTTCCGCACGGTCATGCGCGACGGGCACCAGGGTCGGTTCGTCCGCCCCGGCGACGCACCCGGGCTGGCCGGCACGATCCTCACCCTGTTGTCGAATGACAAGCTGCGTGACGCGATGTCACGCGAGGGTCGGCGCCACGCCGCGGGCTACGACTGGAGCGGCGTCGCTGCGCAGCTCGAGGCGCTGTACGCCAGCCTGGTCTAGGCGCACATCCATTCGTCATCCGAGGCAGATCGTCCGTACACTCGGCATCTGGCAGATAGCGAAAGGTCGGTCACATGACCGCGTTGATCGTCATCGTCGTGGTGGTGCTGCTGCTGGCGGTCGTGTGGGCCGTCGCCGGCTACAACGGCCTGGTCGCCCAGCGGAACCGGGTGCAGAACGCCTGGTCGACCATCGACGTGCAGCTCAAGCGTCGCTACGACCTGATCCCCAACCTCCTCGAGACCGTGAAGGGATACGCCGAGCACGAGCGCGATGTGCTGACGGCGGTCACGGCGGCGCGCACGTCGGCGATGGAGGCGTCGGGTGTGCAGGAGCAGGCCGCGGCCGAGAGCGAGCTGTCACGGGCGCTGTTCAACCTGCGCGCCACGGCGGAGGCCTATCCCGACCTCAAGGCCAGCGATCAGTTCGGTCAGCTGCAGGAGGAGCTGACCAACACCGAGGACCGGATCGCGTTCGCACGCCAGGCGTACAACGACTCGATCAACCGGTACGACACGAAGCGGCAGAAGGTGCCGACCAACCTGATCGCGAACAGGGGCAACTTCGAGGCCTACGAATACTTCGAGGCCGACACCGACAGCCGCTCGCCGGTGCAGGTCAAGTTCTAGCCACCCGCCCTCCGCGACCGGGTGCCGGACGGTCGCGCACGTTGCTGACCGTCGTGCTGGTCACTTGCCTGGTCTCGGCGTGTACCGGCGGCGTGCCGGGATCGGCGACGCCGACGCCGCAGCGGTCCGCGCCCCCGACCTCCGGCTCCGCGCCGACCGTGTCAGCTGGACCGCAGCGCCTGTCGAGCGGCGGAACCGTCACACCGATCGCCGCGACCGTCGCGCTGGACGGGACGCCGCGGACCTGACCGCGCACGCCACCGCGTAGGCGTTGTGGGGAGCCCTGCGCGCCGGATCGCGCAGCACCACGGTGGACGTGGACATGGGATGGGCGGTCCGAGACGTGGACCCGTGCGGTCGACGGTCACCCCGAGGTCGCCGCGGGCGGCACACCGGTGGCGGCCGGCACCGTGGTCGTCGCCGAGACGGCGGCGGGCAGACCTCGCGAGCTGCGCGCCGAGGGGGTCGCGGTCGTGCTCCGCGCGGCCGTCGGTACGCCGCGCGATGGCGCCATGGCGGCGCGTCCGGCGCGCCACGGCTGGAGCAGTGGGACAGCAGGCCGTTCCCGGTCCAGGGCACGGTGTGGATGCACCTGTGCGCGGCCCCGTGCGGTCGCCAGATCGCCCCCTCCGCGCAGCGCCCGTCCGGCACCCCGCGCTAGGCTCGGAGCAGTGCGACGTCGTCGCTGTGACGTCGTGCCACGCACTGGAAAGGCCTGCGATGACCGATGCAGCACCCAGCTCGTCCAGCCCGGCCGCGACACCCGCGCAGCTTGGTACGGACCGCGTAAAGCGCGGTCTCGCCGACATGCTCAAAGGCGGCGTCATCATGGACGTCGTCACCCCGGAGCAGGCCGCGATCGCTGAGGAGGCGGGCGCCGTCGCTGTCATGGCCCTCGAGCGCGTCCCGGCTGACATCCGCGCCGACGGCGGCGTCGCGCGCATGAGCGATCCCGCGGTCGTCGAGGCGATCATGCAGGCCGTGTCGATCCCGGTCATGGCGAAGGCGCGCATCGGGCACTTCGTCGAGGCACAGGTCCTGGAGGCGCTCGGCGTCGACTACGTCGACGAGTCCGAGGTGCTGACGCCCGCCGACGAAGCCAACCACATCGACAAGCACGCGTTCACGGTGCCCTTCGTGTGCGGCGCGACCAACCTCGGCGAGGCGCTGCGGCGGCTCACCGAGGGCGCGGCGATGATCCGTTCGAAGGGTGAGGCCGGCACGGGCGACGTCAAGGAGGCGGTACGGCACATGCGTGCCATCACGGCCGAGATCCGTCGCCTGACGACCCTGAGCCCCGACGAGCGGTACCGCGCCGCCAAGGACCTGCAGGCCCCCCACGAGCTGGTGGAGGAGGTCGCCCGCACCGGACGGCTGCCCGTCGTGCTGTTCACGGCGGGCGGGATCGCGACCCCGGCTGACGCCGCGCTCA containing:
- a CDS encoding HIT domain-containing protein, with the protein product MSHGSKRSKGLDRVRASVREPVGGDRMVRASASEPVGGDRTVRASASGDETVRARAAQIDVRAGGQRSDPEQRIDELQRLWTPWRNAYVTDPDASSQGCPFCHLPGRGAAHDAESLILHRGTVAFVILNAYPYNPGHLMIVPYRHTDDYVSLSDAEVHEMAILTQRAVRVLRRTSGAHAFNIGLNLGGIAGAGIADHVHQHVVPRWGGDTNFMPVIGQTRVLPELLDETWARIAPAFADG
- a CDS encoding CDP-alcohol phosphatidyltransferase family protein — translated: MVINAHARTATDRLVVPIGRSLARLGATPNGLTTFGVLATFVGAGVVLAGHHLAGALVLAVATATDALDGTVARLRGRVTAWGSFYDSVSDRISDVVLLGAALWLVRDTVLLFTVALVALGGALLTSYIRAKAESLGWEATVGLLERPERVIILLVGIGLGLLPLALWVLAVGGAVTVAQRLRAVRRQALQE
- a CDS encoding phosphatidylinositol mannoside acyltransferase; this encodes MTVADGSQGATRVPSYRGSGIIGRPVDRRPGAAERVPQRRPDTRRQRVVGALWLAAWQLARWVPEAVAFRLADAAALLAARRAGHGRDRVRANLARVVAPHVLDATVTRAYRSYARYWVEAFRVADIGAADIASRVDARGLDLLDDVLERGRGAIVLLAHHGSWDVAARWAEVHGYHLAVVAEIVRPRALFARFVRLREEMGLEVVPLEPRASISGRGIGARLGDVLGDNHLVGLLTDRDLSGRAPMVDFFGKPCRLPLGATVLAKRYRAPVVPTAMLQLPGRRWRLQILEPRWLHDLEIRDAQRQVAAALEEVIRLDPAQWHAFQRIWSTSEPSAP
- a CDS encoding glycosyltransferase family 4 protein; the encoded protein is MRIALVCPYDWTRSGGVQSHVAQLATHLSERHRVVVFAPHRRGVAPAVSAPAVVDVGRPLPVPYNQSVAPVAVSPTAAGRVLRRVARFSPDVTHVHEPLSPLVSAAVAAFGRRPLVATFHSWSHHDRLYRLVAPFGRHVAKRLDVRVAVSPTAQVYAAEALGVPIGGFKVVPNGIDVARFDAEPIHALRDPARPLLLFVGRLEPRKGLDVLVRAFLRVRAAWSTVRLCVVGEGAQRERCQQMIPSSIRHDALFVGHVDDAEKARYFASADLFVAPNVGGESFGIVLLEAMAAGLPVVASDIPGFRTVMRDGHQGRFVRPGDAPGLAGTILTLLSNDKLRDAMSREGRRHAAGYDWSGVAAQLEALYASLV
- a CDS encoding LemA family protein, which gives rise to MTALIVIVVVVLLLAVVWAVAGYNGLVAQRNRVQNAWSTIDVQLKRRYDLIPNLLETVKGYAEHERDVLTAVTAARTSAMEASGVQEQAAAESELSRALFNLRATAEAYPDLKASDQFGQLQEELTNTEDRIAFARQAYNDSINRYDTKRQKVPTNLIANRGNFEAYEYFEADTDSRSPVQVKF
- the pdxS gene encoding pyridoxal 5'-phosphate synthase lyase subunit PdxS, which produces MTDAAPSSSSPAATPAQLGTDRVKRGLADMLKGGVIMDVVTPEQAAIAEEAGAVAVMALERVPADIRADGGVARMSDPAVVEAIMQAVSIPVMAKARIGHFVEAQVLEALGVDYVDESEVLTPADEANHIDKHAFTVPFVCGATNLGEALRRLTEGAAMIRSKGEAGTGDVKEAVRHMRAITAEIRRLTTLSPDERYRAAKDLQAPHELVEEVARTGRLPVVLFTAGGIATPADAALMMQLGADGVFVGSGIFKSGDPAKRARAIVEATTYAQDPTIVAKVSRDLGQPMVGMANDSLTEGQRLAGRGW